The proteins below come from a single Anguilla rostrata isolate EN2019 chromosome 3, ASM1855537v3, whole genome shotgun sequence genomic window:
- the znf185 gene encoding zinc finger protein 185 isoform X16, which translates to MSMSKGDRQSVLRTTKVRTALKGDNSWIQRRAEAQAEQEEKPWLAEVRGTRTNGDSDESSSVSPPTSPSAAPAATPPSPTSTSQPSPSSSLDFSNSPKPPSGGYLIRGVFTKTDTKKPTSPLPYNGSSPSSTFIPKKPSDSYKKIAPHSVRTASESSAPAETTLSSEEQDKRAEAASSVLRTSAAKQRSYVLSAAKKYEVEINDEEESAPTDAQNDVTPRVPTPQDTVPQPTKQSSPAASTKVTISDTKISSATSSSVETKKLSPAPSPSAPVSTKVVKPASAPDTKASPAKISQVVKAEPAPVPSKDSGKDVLTLTKSPQVEAEPAPSPTDDLENDDLITVTESPQVEAEPAPSPADDLENDDLITVTESPQVEAEPAPSPTDDLENDDLITVTESSQVKADPAPAPSDNLENDDLIALAESTEVLVDPVPSTTDIEYSHDLLSGPDSSQSEKTVVSLDKLAVDFIPIDTNRKYLSTDRPLEDTRQSPTKKQPADTQSPLVLVDPLPSSADNPSQNVVTSTVSVKEQKTKFEDLSSTQTTIRTVQSSSETVKTTSTKSTIKLPSETIKTTSTKSTIELPSETVKTTTTKSAIELPSETVKTTSTKSTIELPSETVKTTTTKSAIELPSETVKTTSTKSTIEFPSETVKTTTTKSTIEFPSETIKTTTTKSTIKLPSETIKTTSTKSTIELPSETVKTTTTKSAIELPSETVKTTSTKSTIEFPSETVKTTTTKSTIELPSETVKTTTTKSTIEFPSETVKTTTTKSSQEPLIPLSSRETLQSWETSRKYVSNYALDSQSADNDSDSKTETLITTEEEQEEPEAVGADDAEDDWKYREESSTRWSSWRTQTIASETEATEESEPEPQRPPSVPLDRALENTIQELDSLEPKKSFVYVKEYVNSELANNTSQNGGNEYVSSRTSSYSYSSPPTNFRNCTYCGELVGSDAKITIEDLNIYCHPSCFKCGVCSRPMGDLLYNMFLHHSTVHCETCYSNLF; encoded by the exons atgtcaatgtCAAAAG GCGACAGGCAGTCTGTGCTTCGGACAACAAAGGTTCGGACAGCCCTGAAAGGAGACAACAGCTGGATACAACGCCGCGCTGAGGCTCAAGCGGAGCAAGAAGAGAAACCATG gCTCGCAGAGGTTAGAGGGACACGCACCAATGGAGATTCTGATGAGTCCAGTTCCGTGTCCCCGCCCACCAGCCCTTCTGCGGCCCCAGCTGCAACTCCTCCTTCCCCCACTTCAACAAG CCAGCCATCTCCATCATCGTCTCTCGACTTCTCAAACAG CCCAAAACCACCATCCGGAGGATACCTGATCAG AGGAGTTTTCACAAAAACCGACACCAAAAAACCAACTTCCCCATTACCATATAATGGCTCCAG CCCCTCCAGTACTTTCATTCCCAAGAAGCCAAGTGACTCATACAAGAAAAT AGCGCCTCATTCTGTGCGAACAGCTTCAGAAAGCTCTGCCCCAGCTGAGACAACACTGTCCTCAGAGGAACAGGACAAGAG AGCGGAGGCAGCCAGCAGCGTTCTCAGAACCTCAGCGGCTAAACAGCGCTCCTATGTCCTCTCGGCAGCCAAGAAATACGA GGTGGAGATTAACGACGAGGAAGAGAGTGCCCCCACCGACGCTCAAAATGATGTCACCCCTCGTGTTCCCACCCCCCAGGACACAGTTCCGCAGCCCACAAAGCAATCGAG CCCTGCAGCGAGCACAAAGGTTACCATTTCTGACACAAAGATCTCTTCTGCTACAtccag TTCTGTGGAAACAAAGAAATTGAGTCCTGCCCCAAGTCCCTCTGCCCCAGTCAG TACTAAAGTCGTCAAGCCAGCCTCAGCCCCAGACACAAAGGCCAGTCCTGCCAAAATCAG TCAGGTGGTGAAAGCTGAACCAGCACCGGTACCCAGCAAAGATTCGGGAAAAGATGTCCTCACATTGACTAAGAG TCCACAGGTGGAAGCTGAACCAGCCCCGTCTCCCACTGATGATTTAGAGAATGACGATCTCATTACGGTCACTGAGAG TCCACAGGTGGAAGCTGAACCAGCCCCTTCCCCGGCTGATGATTTAGAGAATGACGATCTCATTACGGTCACTGAGAG TCCACAGGTGGAAGCTGAACCAGCCCCATCCCCCACTGATGATTTAGAGAATGATGATCTCATTACGGTCACTGAGAG TTCACAGGTGAAAGCTgacccagccccagcccccagtGATAATTTAGAGAATGATGACCTTATCGCACTCGCTGAGAG taCGGAGGTCTTGGTGGATCCTGTCCCCAGCACAACTGACATCGAGTACAGTCACGACCTACTCTCTGGTCCAGACAG cagccaatcagaaaagaCGGTGGTCTCACTGGACAAGCTGGCTGTTGATTTCATACCCATCGATACCAACAGGAAATa cctcagcacagacaggccTTTGGAAGATACCCGTCAATCTCCGACAAAAAAGcaaccagcagacacacagag cccACTGGTCTTGGTGGATCCCCTGCCCAGCAGTGCTGACAACCCGAGTCAAAATGTCGTCACCTCAACAGTGAG TGTCAAAGAACAAAAGACAAAGTTTGAGGACCTGAGCAGCACACAGACTACTATCAG GACAGTTCAGTCATCATCTGAAACTGTCAAGACTACATCTACCAAGAG CACAATTAAGTTGCCATCTGAAACGATCAAAACTACATCTACCAAGAG CACAATTGAGTTGCCATCTGAAACAGTCAAGACTACAACTACCAAGAG CGCAATTGAGTTGCCATCTGAAACAGTCAAGACTACATCTACCAAGAG CACAATTGAGTTGCCATCTGAAACAGTCAAGACTACAACTACCAAGAG CGCAATTGAGTTGCCATCTGAAACAGTCAAGACTACATCTACCAAGAG TACAATTGAGTTCCCATCTGAAACAGTCAAGACTACAACTACCAAGAG TACAATTGAGTTCCCATCTGAAACAATCAAGACTACAACTACCAAGAG CACAATTAAGTTGCCATCTGAAACGATCAAAACTACATCTACCAAGAG CACAATTGAGTTGCCATCTGAAACAGTCAAGACTACAACTACCAAGAG CGCAATTGAGTTGCCATCTGAAACAGTCAAGACTACATCTACCAAGAG TACAATTGAGTTCCCATCTGAAACAGTCAAGACTACAACTACCAAGAG CACCATTGAGTTGCCATCTGAAACAGTCAAGACTACAACTACCAAGAG CACAATTGAGTTTCCATCTGAAACAGTCAAGACTACAACTACCAAGAG CTCCCAAGAGCCTTTGATCCCACTGAGCTCCCGAGAGACGCTTCAAAGCTGGGAAACCAG CAGAAAATATGTCTCAAACTATGCTTTGGACAGCCAGTCAGCTGACAATGATTCAGACAGCAAAACTGAAACCCTGATCACTACAGAAGAAGA GCAAGAAGAGCCTGAAGCAGTGGGAGCAGACGACGCTGAGGATGACTGGAA ATATAGGGAGGAAAGCAGCACACGCTGGAGCAGTTGGAGGACACAAACCATAGCTTCCGAAACAGAGGCCACAGAAGAGAG TGAGCCAGAGCCACAGAGACCCCCGTCAGTCCCCTTGGACAG GGCCTTGGAGAACACCATACAAGAGCTCGATTCACTCGAGCCCAAGAA gAGCTTTGTGTATGTGAAAGAGTACGTCAATTCAGAGCTGGCCAACAACACAAGCCAAAATGGAGG AAATGAATATGTATCCTCACGCACTTCCTCCTACTCCTACAGCAGCCCTCCTACCAATTTCAG GAACTGCACATACTGCGGAGAGCTGGTAGGAAGTGACGCAAAGATCACCATCGAGGACCTGAACATCTACTGCCATCCGAGCTGCTTCAAG tgtggtgtgtgcagtagACCCATGGGAGACCTGCTGTACAACATGTTCCTGCATCACTCAACGGTCCACTGTGAAACCTGTTACTCCAATCTCTTCTAG
- the znf185 gene encoding zinc finger protein 185 isoform X37 — protein sequence MSMSKGDRQSVLRTTKVRTALKGDNSWIQRRAEAQAEQEEKPWLAEVRGTRTNGDSDESSSVSPPTSPSAAPAATPPSPTSTSQPSPSSSLDFSNSPKPPSGGYLIRGVFTKTDTKKPTSPLPYNGSSPSSTFIPKKPSDSYKKIAPHSVRTASESSAPAETTLSSEEQDKRAEAASSVLRTSAAKQRSYVLSAAKKYESPEKADSQLSPNSVSFVAKRVEINDEEESAPTDAQNDVTPRVPTPQDTVPQPTKQSSPAASTKVTISDTKISSATSSSVETKKLSPAPSPSAPVSTKVVKPASAPDTKASPAKISQVVKAEPAPVPSKDSGKDVLTLTKSPQVEAEPAPSPTDDLENDDLITVTESPQVEAEPAPSPADDLENDDLITVTESPQVEAEPAPSPTDDLENDDLITVTESSQVKADPAPAPSDNLENDDLIALAESTEVLVDPVPSTTDIEYSHDLLSGPDSSQSEKTVVSLDKLAVDFIPIDTNRKYLSTDRPLEDTRQSPTKKQPADTQSPLVLVDPLPSSADNPSQNVVTSTVSVKEQKTKFEDLSSTQTTIRTVQSSSETVKTTSTKSTIKLPSETIKTTSTKSTIELPSETVKTTTTKSAIELPSETVKTTSTKSTIELPSETVKTTTTKSAIELPSETVKTTSTKSTIEFPSETVKTTTTKSTIELPSETVKTTTTKSTIEFPSETVKTTTTKSTIELPSETVKTTTTKSTIEFPSETVKTTTTKSSQEPLIPLSSRETLQSWETSRKYVSNYALDSQSADNDSDSKTETLITTEEEQEEPEAVGADDAEDDWKYREESSTRWSSWRTQTIASETEATEESEPEPQRPPSVPLDRALENTIQELDSLEPKKSFVYVKEYVNSELANNTSQNGGNEYVSSRTSSYSYSSPPTNFRNCTYCGELVGSDAKITIEDLNIYCHPSCFKCGVCSRPMGDLLYNMFLHHSTVHCETCYSNLF from the exons atgtcaatgtCAAAAG GCGACAGGCAGTCTGTGCTTCGGACAACAAAGGTTCGGACAGCCCTGAAAGGAGACAACAGCTGGATACAACGCCGCGCTGAGGCTCAAGCGGAGCAAGAAGAGAAACCATG gCTCGCAGAGGTTAGAGGGACACGCACCAATGGAGATTCTGATGAGTCCAGTTCCGTGTCCCCGCCCACCAGCCCTTCTGCGGCCCCAGCTGCAACTCCTCCTTCCCCCACTTCAACAAG CCAGCCATCTCCATCATCGTCTCTCGACTTCTCAAACAG CCCAAAACCACCATCCGGAGGATACCTGATCAG AGGAGTTTTCACAAAAACCGACACCAAAAAACCAACTTCCCCATTACCATATAATGGCTCCAG CCCCTCCAGTACTTTCATTCCCAAGAAGCCAAGTGACTCATACAAGAAAAT AGCGCCTCATTCTGTGCGAACAGCTTCAGAAAGCTCTGCCCCAGCTGAGACAACACTGTCCTCAGAGGAACAGGACAAGAG AGCGGAGGCAGCCAGCAGCGTTCTCAGAACCTCAGCGGCTAAACAGCGCTCCTATGTCCTCTCGGCAGCCAAGAAATACGA GTCCCCAGAGAAAGCAGACAGTCAACTGTCTCCTAACAGTGTATCTTTCGTAGCTAAAAG GGTGGAGATTAACGACGAGGAAGAGAGTGCCCCCACCGACGCTCAAAATGATGTCACCCCTCGTGTTCCCACCCCCCAGGACACAGTTCCGCAGCCCACAAAGCAATCGAG CCCTGCAGCGAGCACAAAGGTTACCATTTCTGACACAAAGATCTCTTCTGCTACAtccag TTCTGTGGAAACAAAGAAATTGAGTCCTGCCCCAAGTCCCTCTGCCCCAGTCAG TACTAAAGTCGTCAAGCCAGCCTCAGCCCCAGACACAAAGGCCAGTCCTGCCAAAATCAG TCAGGTGGTGAAAGCTGAACCAGCACCGGTACCCAGCAAAGATTCGGGAAAAGATGTCCTCACATTGACTAAGAG TCCACAGGTGGAAGCTGAACCAGCCCCGTCTCCCACTGATGATTTAGAGAATGACGATCTCATTACGGTCACTGAGAG TCCACAGGTGGAAGCTGAACCAGCCCCTTCCCCGGCTGATGATTTAGAGAATGACGATCTCATTACGGTCACTGAGAG TCCACAGGTGGAAGCTGAACCAGCCCCATCCCCCACTGATGATTTAGAGAATGATGATCTCATTACGGTCACTGAGAG TTCACAGGTGAAAGCTgacccagccccagcccccagtGATAATTTAGAGAATGATGACCTTATCGCACTCGCTGAGAG taCGGAGGTCTTGGTGGATCCTGTCCCCAGCACAACTGACATCGAGTACAGTCACGACCTACTCTCTGGTCCAGACAG cagccaatcagaaaagaCGGTGGTCTCACTGGACAAGCTGGCTGTTGATTTCATACCCATCGATACCAACAGGAAATa cctcagcacagacaggccTTTGGAAGATACCCGTCAATCTCCGACAAAAAAGcaaccagcagacacacagag cccACTGGTCTTGGTGGATCCCCTGCCCAGCAGTGCTGACAACCCGAGTCAAAATGTCGTCACCTCAACAGTGAG TGTCAAAGAACAAAAGACAAAGTTTGAGGACCTGAGCAGCACACAGACTACTATCAG GACAGTTCAGTCATCATCTGAAACTGTCAAGACTACATCTACCAAGAG CACAATTAAGTTGCCATCTGAAACGATCAAAACTACATCTACCAAGAG CACAATTGAGTTGCCATCTGAAACAGTCAAGACTACAACTACCAAGAG CGCAATTGAGTTGCCATCTGAAACAGTCAAGACTACATCTACCAAGAG CACAATTGAGTTGCCATCTGAAACAGTCAAGACTACAACTACCAAGAG CGCAATTGAGTTGCCATCTGAAACAGTCAAGACTACATCTACCAAGAG TACAATTGAGTTCCCATCTGAAACAGTCAAGACTACAACTACCAAGAG CACAATTGAGTTGCCATCTGAAACAGTCAAGACTACAACTACCAAGAG TACAATTGAGTTCCCATCTGAAACAGTCAAGACTACAACTACCAAGAG CACCATTGAGTTGCCATCTGAAACAGTCAAGACTACAACTACCAAGAG CACAATTGAGTTTCCATCTGAAACAGTCAAGACTACAACTACCAAGAG CTCCCAAGAGCCTTTGATCCCACTGAGCTCCCGAGAGACGCTTCAAAGCTGGGAAACCAG CAGAAAATATGTCTCAAACTATGCTTTGGACAGCCAGTCAGCTGACAATGATTCAGACAGCAAAACTGAAACCCTGATCACTACAGAAGAAGA GCAAGAAGAGCCTGAAGCAGTGGGAGCAGACGACGCTGAGGATGACTGGAA ATATAGGGAGGAAAGCAGCACACGCTGGAGCAGTTGGAGGACACAAACCATAGCTTCCGAAACAGAGGCCACAGAAGAGAG TGAGCCAGAGCCACAGAGACCCCCGTCAGTCCCCTTGGACAG GGCCTTGGAGAACACCATACAAGAGCTCGATTCACTCGAGCCCAAGAA gAGCTTTGTGTATGTGAAAGAGTACGTCAATTCAGAGCTGGCCAACAACACAAGCCAAAATGGAGG AAATGAATATGTATCCTCACGCACTTCCTCCTACTCCTACAGCAGCCCTCCTACCAATTTCAG GAACTGCACATACTGCGGAGAGCTGGTAGGAAGTGACGCAAAGATCACCATCGAGGACCTGAACATCTACTGCCATCCGAGCTGCTTCAAG tgtggtgtgtgcagtagACCCATGGGAGACCTGCTGTACAACATGTTCCTGCATCACTCAACGGTCCACTGTGAAACCTGTTACTCCAATCTCTTCTAG
- the znf185 gene encoding zinc finger protein 185 isoform X4, which translates to MSMSKGDRQSVLRTTKVRTALKGDNSWIQRRAEAQAEQEEKPWLAEVRGTRTNGDSDESSSVSPPTSPSAAPAATPPSPTSTSQPSPSSSLDFSNSPKPPSGGYLIRGVFTKTDTKKPTSPLPYNGSSPSSTFIPKKPSDSYKKIAPHSVRTASESSAPAETTLSSEEQDKRAEAASSVLRTSAAKQRSYVLSAAKKYESPEKADSQLSPNSVSFVAKRVEINDEEESAPTDAQNDVTPRVPTPQDTVPQPTKQSSPAASTKVTISDTKISSATSSSVETKKLSPAPSPSAPVSTKVVKPASAPDTKASPAKISQVVKAEPAPVPSKDSGKDVLTLTKSPQVEAEPAPSPTDDLENDDLITVTESPQVEAEPAPSPADDLENDDLITVTESPQVEAEPAPSPTDDLENDDLITVTESSQVKADPAPAPSDNLENDDLIALAESTEVLVDPVPSTTDIEYSHDLLSGPDSSQSEKTVVSLDKLAVDFIPIDTNRKYLSTDRPLEDTRQSPTKKQPADTQSPLVLVDPLPSSADNPSQNVVTSTVSVKEQKTKFEDLSSTQTTIRTVQSSSETVKTTSTKSTIKLPSETIKTTSTKSTIELPSETVKTTTTKSAIELPSETVKTTSTKSTIELPSETVKTTTTKSAIELPSETVKTTSTKSTIEFPSETVKTTTTKSTIEFPSETIKTTTTKSTIKLPSETIKTTSTKSTIELPSETVKTTTTKSAIELPSETVKTTSTKSTIEFPSETVKTTTTKSTIELPSETVKTTTTKSTIEFPSETVKTTTTKSSQEPLIPLSSRETLQSWETSQSADNDSDSKTETLITTEEEQEEPEAVGADDAEDDWKYREESSTRWSSWRTQTIASETEATEESEPEPQRPPSVPLDRALENTIQELDSLEPKKSFVYVKEYVNSELANNTSQNGGNEYVSSRTSSYSYSSPPTNFRNCTYCGELVGSDAKITIEDLNIYCHPSCFKCGVCSRPMGDLLYNMFLHHSTVHCETCYSNLF; encoded by the exons atgtcaatgtCAAAAG GCGACAGGCAGTCTGTGCTTCGGACAACAAAGGTTCGGACAGCCCTGAAAGGAGACAACAGCTGGATACAACGCCGCGCTGAGGCTCAAGCGGAGCAAGAAGAGAAACCATG gCTCGCAGAGGTTAGAGGGACACGCACCAATGGAGATTCTGATGAGTCCAGTTCCGTGTCCCCGCCCACCAGCCCTTCTGCGGCCCCAGCTGCAACTCCTCCTTCCCCCACTTCAACAAG CCAGCCATCTCCATCATCGTCTCTCGACTTCTCAAACAG CCCAAAACCACCATCCGGAGGATACCTGATCAG AGGAGTTTTCACAAAAACCGACACCAAAAAACCAACTTCCCCATTACCATATAATGGCTCCAG CCCCTCCAGTACTTTCATTCCCAAGAAGCCAAGTGACTCATACAAGAAAAT AGCGCCTCATTCTGTGCGAACAGCTTCAGAAAGCTCTGCCCCAGCTGAGACAACACTGTCCTCAGAGGAACAGGACAAGAG AGCGGAGGCAGCCAGCAGCGTTCTCAGAACCTCAGCGGCTAAACAGCGCTCCTATGTCCTCTCGGCAGCCAAGAAATACGA GTCCCCAGAGAAAGCAGACAGTCAACTGTCTCCTAACAGTGTATCTTTCGTAGCTAAAAG GGTGGAGATTAACGACGAGGAAGAGAGTGCCCCCACCGACGCTCAAAATGATGTCACCCCTCGTGTTCCCACCCCCCAGGACACAGTTCCGCAGCCCACAAAGCAATCGAG CCCTGCAGCGAGCACAAAGGTTACCATTTCTGACACAAAGATCTCTTCTGCTACAtccag TTCTGTGGAAACAAAGAAATTGAGTCCTGCCCCAAGTCCCTCTGCCCCAGTCAG TACTAAAGTCGTCAAGCCAGCCTCAGCCCCAGACACAAAGGCCAGTCCTGCCAAAATCAG TCAGGTGGTGAAAGCTGAACCAGCACCGGTACCCAGCAAAGATTCGGGAAAAGATGTCCTCACATTGACTAAGAG TCCACAGGTGGAAGCTGAACCAGCCCCGTCTCCCACTGATGATTTAGAGAATGACGATCTCATTACGGTCACTGAGAG TCCACAGGTGGAAGCTGAACCAGCCCCTTCCCCGGCTGATGATTTAGAGAATGACGATCTCATTACGGTCACTGAGAG TCCACAGGTGGAAGCTGAACCAGCCCCATCCCCCACTGATGATTTAGAGAATGATGATCTCATTACGGTCACTGAGAG TTCACAGGTGAAAGCTgacccagccccagcccccagtGATAATTTAGAGAATGATGACCTTATCGCACTCGCTGAGAG taCGGAGGTCTTGGTGGATCCTGTCCCCAGCACAACTGACATCGAGTACAGTCACGACCTACTCTCTGGTCCAGACAG cagccaatcagaaaagaCGGTGGTCTCACTGGACAAGCTGGCTGTTGATTTCATACCCATCGATACCAACAGGAAATa cctcagcacagacaggccTTTGGAAGATACCCGTCAATCTCCGACAAAAAAGcaaccagcagacacacagag cccACTGGTCTTGGTGGATCCCCTGCCCAGCAGTGCTGACAACCCGAGTCAAAATGTCGTCACCTCAACAGTGAG TGTCAAAGAACAAAAGACAAAGTTTGAGGACCTGAGCAGCACACAGACTACTATCAG GACAGTTCAGTCATCATCTGAAACTGTCAAGACTACATCTACCAAGAG CACAATTAAGTTGCCATCTGAAACGATCAAAACTACATCTACCAAGAG CACAATTGAGTTGCCATCTGAAACAGTCAAGACTACAACTACCAAGAG CGCAATTGAGTTGCCATCTGAAACAGTCAAGACTACATCTACCAAGAG CACAATTGAGTTGCCATCTGAAACAGTCAAGACTACAACTACCAAGAG CGCAATTGAGTTGCCATCTGAAACAGTCAAGACTACATCTACCAAGAG TACAATTGAGTTCCCATCTGAAACAGTCAAGACTACAACTACCAAGAG TACAATTGAGTTCCCATCTGAAACAATCAAGACTACAACTACCAAGAG CACAATTAAGTTGCCATCTGAAACGATCAAAACTACATCTACCAAGAG CACAATTGAGTTGCCATCTGAAACAGTCAAGACTACAACTACCAAGAG CGCAATTGAGTTGCCATCTGAAACAGTCAAGACTACATCTACCAAGAG TACAATTGAGTTCCCATCTGAAACAGTCAAGACTACAACTACCAAGAG CACCATTGAGTTGCCATCTGAAACAGTCAAGACTACAACTACCAAGAG CACAATTGAGTTTCCATCTGAAACAGTCAAGACTACAACTACCAAGAG CTCCCAAGAGCCTTTGATCCCACTGAGCTCCCGAGAGACGCTTCAAAGCTGGGAAACCAG CCAGTCAGCTGACAATGATTCAGACAGCAAAACTGAAACCCTGATCACTACAGAAGAAGA GCAAGAAGAGCCTGAAGCAGTGGGAGCAGACGACGCTGAGGATGACTGGAA ATATAGGGAGGAAAGCAGCACACGCTGGAGCAGTTGGAGGACACAAACCATAGCTTCCGAAACAGAGGCCACAGAAGAGAG TGAGCCAGAGCCACAGAGACCCCCGTCAGTCCCCTTGGACAG GGCCTTGGAGAACACCATACAAGAGCTCGATTCACTCGAGCCCAAGAA gAGCTTTGTGTATGTGAAAGAGTACGTCAATTCAGAGCTGGCCAACAACACAAGCCAAAATGGAGG AAATGAATATGTATCCTCACGCACTTCCTCCTACTCCTACAGCAGCCCTCCTACCAATTTCAG GAACTGCACATACTGCGGAGAGCTGGTAGGAAGTGACGCAAAGATCACCATCGAGGACCTGAACATCTACTGCCATCCGAGCTGCTTCAAG tgtggtgtgtgcagtagACCCATGGGAGACCTGCTGTACAACATGTTCCTGCATCACTCAACGGTCCACTGTGAAACCTGTTACTCCAATCTCTTCTAG